Genomic window (Megamonas funiformis):
AGTAGCAGGAGCTTTAACAAAAAGCGGTCAATATGATTTACCTTGTTGCTGGATAGGTTCACATTTAAAAATCAATAGACCTAAATTAGAAAAGTGGTTAGAGGATAAGTCAGATGGTGTAACAGATTTTAAGACATCATATTTATTGGAGAAGATAAAAGAAAATACGCCCCGCAGAGGACGTAAAAGAAAAGAACGTTGATTACAAATATATTATCTCATGAAATGAGGTCTAATAATATGAATAAAGAGTTCGCAAAGATGTGTTATTTTGCACGATTAGAAACAGGGTTATCGGTTAAAAATGCCTCAAATCTATTAAATATATGTGAACGTCAATTAAATTATTATGAAGCAGGTCAAAAAAACATTCCTGATGATATTGTAGCTAAAATGACTAAGGTATATGTAAATCCCGAATTAGGATATGAGTATTTAAAACAAACAAAAACAGGTCAAGAACTGGCATTACCGACTATAAATATGAAAGGAATTTCATCACGAACATTACAGTTAAGAGTATGTATTAAAAATGTAATAGATGTCTTAAATAAATTAGATATCATCGCTTGCGATGATGTAATCGACCAAAAAGAATTATGTACTTTTATGGATTGTATGAAACAAATACAGTTGTTATCAGGTGCTTGTGTGGGTATTAGATTATTTAGCCCAATAAAAAAATCCGCACTGACGGGAACAGCACGGATTTCTTTGATAACATCAAGTTAAATTTTTGAAAGTAAGTGTATTATACCACATTAATAAAATTTTTGAAAGGGTGATTTTTTTGTACTGTACCTATGCTAAAAACGATGAATTTAATTTGTTAATAAACAATATTATGAGTGATAAAGATTTTACGGATAATCTTGAAAAATGTGTACGCATATTAACAAGGGATTTTGTTAATAAAAAAATGCACGCTATTAAATTTATGTCAAAAATCGTTTATGAATATGGGTTAAAACAATTTTTGACAAGTAAATGTGTATTCCCATTAAAAGAAGGTACTACACATTTTAAATTTAAAATAAAAAATTTTATTTTTGAAATGGATGTATTTTTATATCCATTGGAAAACTTAGAAAAGCCATTCAAAAAATATATACAAGTAACTAGCATAACTTTTGGTTTAGAGGGAAGGTATTAACGTGGTAAGAGTATCAATTTTCAATAAGGATAGACAATTACAGGGAAAAATAAAACTTCCAGCAACGTCATTAATATTTCGATTATCTGAATTAGTGGAATTTCAAAATAATATTTTAAAAACGGGAGGCATCATAAGTGAAGTTAATAAAATTAGAGTTAAATAATTTTAAAGCAATTAAGGATTTTACATTTGAGCCAAATGGTGAAGATAAAAGCATTTTTGGTAAAAATGGTGTAGGTAAAACTACATTAGTAGACGCTTATTTTTGGGTGCTAGTTGGTAAATCTAGCACCGATAAAAAGATTGATGACGATATTAAATTAAAAGATAATACAGGCAATCCACAATTAGATAATGGTATAGAACACAAAGTAGCTGCTACTTTAGAACTAGATAATGGTATACAAGTAACCTTATCTAAAATATATCAAGAAAAGTGGACTAAAAATCATGGTAAACCTGTAGCCGAATTTGATGGACATACCACAACTTATTTAATTGATGATGTAGCAAGAAGTCAAAAGGATTATAACGCTTATATTGAGCAACATATCGGCTCTATTGAAGTTTTAAAAATGTTATCTAGTGCCACTTATTTTTGTAATATGCCATGGAAAAAGCAACGTGAATTATTGCTTGAAGTTTGTGGGGATATTACAGACGAAGATGTAATTAATTCTGATGAGCGATTAAAAGATTTACCTTCTATGTTAGAAGGTAAAAATGTCAATGATTTTATAACATTAATTACCCAGCGTAAAACTAAATTAAATAGTCAACTAAATAAAATTCCAACACGAATTGATGAGAATCAAAAAATGCTGGACGACGCCAATGAAGAGATTAACGAAGAAGTTATTGAAATAGAACTGAAGGATTTCCGCAAAAAGAAAAATACTCTTGAAAATAAATTAACTACAATCAAAGGTGGGTACGCAGTAGCTCACCTTGAAAGACAAATTGCTCAAATTGATACCAAAATAGAGCAGATAAAACAGCAATATGACGCAACTAACAATGCTGATGTATTAGAATTACAAAAACAAAAATCTGCTAAAGAAATAGAATTACAGAAAGAAAAACAACAACTCGACAATAAAAAAAATGAGAGTGAAATACTTAATAATAAAATGACAAGTATTTCACAACAAATAGAAGATTGTCGAAACGCTTGGAAAGTGGAAAAAAAGAAGGTATTTAGTGGGGATAATATTTGTCCTACTTGTGGGCAAGCATTACCGCAAGAAAAAATTAACGAAGCAATAGAAAAATTTAATAAAACTAAAGCTGATAATTTAAAAGCTTGTACAGAAGCAGGTACGAACTTAGCTCATAAGAAACAAGAATTAGAACATAAATTACAGGATAATGAAAATACAATAGCTACACTAGTAGAAAACATCAACAATCTAAATAAAAATATCCAGGAATTAGATGTGCAAATTATAGACAAACAAAAGAATATTACTGAGACAGGATATTCCGAAGATGAGGAATATCGAAATCTATATAGAGAAAAAGTAAATCTAAAGAAAGAACTTATCTCAGTTCAAGATAATTGTGCTAATTCTTTAAAACAATATCAATCGGAGCTTGAACAGCTTGATTTAGATATTGATGTAAGAGCAGAGAAATTAGCTAAAATAAAACAATTATCTGCTTTTAAAAATCGCATTAAAGATTTAAAAGCAGAACAAAAACGATTGGGCGAAGAATTTAATAACTTAGAATTTAAATTAAACCTCGCCCAAATATTCACTAAAAATAAAGTAAATATGCTCACAGATAAAATTAATAGCAAGTTTAAAATAACTAGATTTAAGTTGTTTAGTCAACAAGTAAACGGTCTTATAGACGATACTTGTGAAGCCATGACTCAACAAGGTTCGACATATGGTAAGAGTATGTCGAATGGTGAAAAAATCATAATTGGATTGGATATTTGTAATACTTTAGCACAGCATTATAAATTAGATGTCCCAATGTGGATAGATAATGCGGAGTGTGTAAGTGAGATATTAAAAACTAATAATAGCCAAATGTTTAATCTTATTGTTGCTCATCATGATTTTTTGAGAATTAAAGAACCAATACTAAAAAGATTTTAAAAGGAGATATTCAAAATGACAAACACAATAATGCTAAAAGAACAAAATACAATGCCTGGATTTACTTCAAAAGATAGTTACCAGCTTCTTTGGAATATGGCAAAAATGTTTTCCGAAACAACATTAATTCCAGAAAGTTTTAGAAAAAATGTAGGTAATTGTGCTATAGCTATTAACATGGCTCAAAGATTAAAAGCCGACCCGCTTATGGTAATGCAGAATTTATATGTAGTATATGGCAATCCATCTTGGAGTAGTAAATTTCTTATTTCTGTATTCAATCAATGCGGAAAATATACAAGCATAAAATATAAATATGTAGGAGATAAAAATACAGATGACTACGGTTGTATAGCTTACACAACTGAAATTGCAACTGGAGATAAAATTGAAGGTCCACTTGTTACGATTGGTTTAGCAAAAGCAGAAGGCTGGTTTGCTAAAAAAGGTAGTAAATGGCAGACAATACCAGATTTAATGCTTAGATATAGAGCTGCTGCATGGCTTATTCGTACTACTGCTCCAGAGTTAAGTATGGGATTACAAACACAAGAAGAAATTCAGGATACACACGAAAAAGATATTACAGAAGAAGCAAAACCAGTGCAGGAAATAAAAGAAAAAATGGCGTCTAAGACATTGGAAATGCCAAAACAAGAACCAAAATCAGAGGTATTGGATAAAATCAATAAAGCTGAAGCTAAAGCAAAAGAAACAGTACAAACTAAATCTGTAAAAAAAGAAGAACCTAAAAAAGTTAAAATCGAGCAACCTGCCTTTGATGAACAGGAAGACGATGAGGAACAACCACCATTCTAATTTTTAGGAGTGAAGTATAATGTTTATTTCTTGTTATGCCAGTGGAAGTGCTGGAAATCTGTATAAGATAGAGAGTAATAAGACCACACTTTTAATAGAGTGTGGTCTACCAATGAAAGATATAAGACATTGTCTAGGGACAACTATTGATGATGTAGAGGCTGTTTTATTGACACATGAACATAAAGACCATAGCAAAGCAATACACGAGTTTTTAAGGTTGGGTATCGATATTTATACCAGCAAAGGAACAGCGATTGCCTGTGGGGTGGAGAAAAGCCCCTACGTGCATTTTATCGAAAGCGAAAAGGTATTTATTGTTGGTGATATAACTATAATGCCATTTAAAACTAACCATGACGCATGCGAGCCGGTAGGATTTGTTTTAAGAGATAATAAAGATATTTTAATGTTTGCTACTGATACTTATAATCTTGAATTTAATGTCAATAAGATTTCGCAATTAATGGTTGAATGTAATCATAGTTACGAAATCTTAGATGAAAAGCTTAAAAATGGGCAGATAGATAAGAGCAGATATAACAGGTTAGTAAAAAGCCATTTTTCTTTGGAAAATTTAAAAACATGGCTTAGTAAAAATGATTTGACTTGCTTAAAAGAAATCTATTTATTGCATTTATCTAAACAAAATTCAGACGCAGATGAATTTAAACAAGAAATAGAAGCTATGACAGGTATTCCTGTATATATAGCAGATGAAAATGTAATAAAAACTGGTAATTATATTATGCCAACTAGCACATGGGAATGTGTTCCTAAACCTTCAACTCGTAGTAATTTTTTTTACAAAATTTTTAGAGAGGAATAAAAAAATGAAAATGATAGTGCATACCACTTTTAACGGGAAAGTAAATTTTATAAATCTAGATGGATTTGAAATATGTGTAAATGGGAATAAATGGGATTTAAGAACTTTTGAAAAATTTCATGTCTGTAACTCTATTTTTAGGTGTAGGGAATATGATTCTATTGTTTGTGATATTGTGGCAAAATGCAAAACTACAGGGAAACTAATTGAAATATGTAGGGTTGATTCTGTTAATGACGCAAAAGATATTATTCGAGAAATAATAAATCATATGTCCGATATATATGAAGTAATTCAGAATAAGAAAATATTACCGACTTCATTAAAACATATTAAGAATTATTGTGCAGCTATAAATGGCAACTGTAAAAAATGTGAAATTATTAAATACAGTAAATATACATGTGCTGGATGTTATCGCCAGGATTTTAAACCTATGAATTGGAAATTGAGAGAGGATGTATAAGATGTCTACAGAAGAACGTTATTGTATTAATAGTGTAAAACTTATTAAAGATAAAATCAGAATGGATTTTACAGACAATGGAGATAGCGTAAAACGAGATTTTAAACAAAAAGCAACTCCAGAATTTTATGCAGCTATTACAGGTTTAAAAAAAACGGCATTGGCTATGATGGGATTATCAGCTGAAGCTGAGAAAGAGATTTCTTCAAAAGTGGAATGTTACGGCGTTACTATTTATCACGCTAAAGATAACACTATTGGCTGTAGCATACACCTAAAATTCTATACTGGTGAGGATGATAATCCTATAATAATTAACACTCCAAAAAGAATGAACCCTTCTGACGAATATAGCGGTGATAAATGTCTTAGCGAAGATGGTAGTAAAAAATTAGACGATTTAATTTATGCTGCACTTGATTATTTGAAAGGTAAACGAGCGCAGGTGGCACTATTTGATGCTGAAGGAAATGTCGTGGAACAAACAAAAGAAGAGCCTAAATCAAAAGAAACAGCAAAACAAAAATCTAAAAATAAAAAGCCTACTGTTCCTGTTAGAGCAGAGGTTATAGATATAAATAGTTTAACAGCGGAAACATTGCCTAATTAAAGTGAGGTGTAATAAATGGGGCGAGTAAATGATGATAGCTATATACAAATACAAGGCTGGATGATGACACGTCTTGATTTAAAACCATTAGAATTAATAGTATTTGCTATAATACACAATTTTACAATAAATAATCAAAAATATACTGGTAGTTATAGTTACCTAATTGAAAGCCTCAAAATTTCTAAACCAACAGCAATAAAAGTTTTAAGTGATTTGGTTAAGAAAAACTATATTCTTGAAAAGAAAGGCAATTTTACGACACCTAATAAATATACTACTAATATTAAATATATAAAGAAATTGACTACACCTAGTAAAGAAACTTTACCACCAGTAGTAAAAGAAATTGACTACCCTAGTAAAGAAACTTTACCACCAGTAGTAAAAGAAATTGACTACCCTAGTAAAGAAACTTTACCCAATAATACTATTAATAATACTAAATATAATACTACTAATAATATAGCTGCTGCTAAAGAAAAACTTCAAAGATTTTTAGATGATGATTTTAAGGAGATAGTTGACTTATTCTCGAACAATATTCATCCAATTAACGGTGAAGTTGAAGGCAATAAACTAGCTGATTATTTTGACAGTTATGGTAAAAACTGGGTTCTTGAAGCAATAAAAGAAGCTGCGTTATGTCATGGACGGTCGGTTAATTATATTGGAAAAATACTAATGCGGTGGGAGAAAGAAGGCTTTAAAAATGATACTAGCAACGAAAAAAAAGCAGCCACAATGGTTCGACAAGGAAAAACAGTTGGACGTAAAAGAGTATATTCAACGAATAAAACAGAAACAACCGAAGAGGCAAGAAGAAAATTCGCCAACGAAAAAAGTGGTTGGGATTAATGAAAAGCAATTAATTAATGCAGGAATACATGAACGATATGCAGATGTATCTTTTAATACATTGAAAATAGATGGAGATATTAGAGAAAATGCGAAATTAGTTTATAACTACTCAAAAAATATGAGTGAGTATATAAAAAATGGTATAGGTCTTATATTAGCTGGTGGATATGGTACTTTAAAAACTACATTAGCAGTATGTATTTTAAAAGAATATATAAATAAAGGTGGATATGGGTTATTTATCCCTATGAGTTCATTAATGGACAATTTATATTCGATGAAAGCGAAGAACATTGATGAATGGACAATGTTTGAGGATAGATTAAGAAATACTAATTTATTAGTAATTGATGATTTAGGTGGAGAAGATGTTAATGCACCATGGGTATTACAAAAAGTACACAGTATAATAACTGAAAGGTACAATCGAAAAAAAACAATAATAATTACAACAAATTTGAATAAACAAGAATTAGAAAATACTTATTCTGGTAGGCTTATTGACCGTTTAAAATCTACAAATTACTACATTGCATTTAATTCACCGAGTCAAAGAAAAGTAATGAATATAAATGATTTAAAGGAGTAATAAAATGACTGAAGTAATTTTTGTATCTACAAAAAGAAATAGTAGTATTGGATATTTACAGCAAGGAACTTCTGTGCCATACGAAAAACCTTACTTTAATGCGCTAGTTGAAAAAGTTCTTGGAAAGAAATCATCAGAATATATATCACATGAAATAGAAAGTTATTCTAATAAAAAAAGATTTGTAATTGTTCTTCGTGATGAACAACTTAAAACATTTTTAAAAGCAAAAGCTTTGATAGCTACTTGTAAAGATAAAAGAATTAAAGATGAAAATATTTCAGATTTAATTATGAGTGGAGTTTTAGGATAAAATGCGTAATAAAGATTTAATACAAAGAGCTATTCATAGTTGTATGAATAGAATAGGACTTCCTTATAATGGAGCTTTTAAAGTTAAATATAACGATAAAACAGAATTTTGCAAAATATGTAAAGGAATAGATGGATATTATGAATTACAATGTTTCGTTGGTGGTGTTTGGATTACTACAAACGAGAGCAAACTTAATGTACTAGATATTCTTTTTGGAAGTGCTAAGATATTAAAAATTTACAAAGGAATAAACTTCAAAAAAGATTATTATAAACATAATTAAATAAATATAACATCAATAATAATTTTTGAAAGGTTGGTTTTATTATGTGGAAAGAGTGTAAGTATTGTCATAGAGAGTTTTGGACTGATTATATAAAAAAAGAGTATTGTTCTGAACACTGTGCATATAAGTATAATTATGAACGTTCAAGAGCAAGTATTTTAGCTAAATATAAAAAACCACGTAATAGTATAGATAATGTTATAAAATCAAAGAAATCAAATAAAGTTGTATTTAATTTCATAATGGAACTTAACCAGCTAACTACTTTAAGTTATGGAAAATTAATGCAGTATTATCCAGATTTGAATAAAATTAAAAGTTTTATAGATTATCAGCAGGTAGTGGGAAATGCTAAAAAAGTAAATGTAGATAAGATTATGTTGAA
Coding sequences:
- a CDS encoding ATP-binding protein, coding for MKLIKLELNNFKAIKDFTFEPNGEDKSIFGKNGVGKTTLVDAYFWVLVGKSSTDKKIDDDIKLKDNTGNPQLDNGIEHKVAATLELDNGIQVTLSKIYQEKWTKNHGKPVAEFDGHTTTYLIDDVARSQKDYNAYIEQHIGSIEVLKMLSSATYFCNMPWKKQRELLLEVCGDITDEDVINSDERLKDLPSMLEGKNVNDFITLITQRKTKLNSQLNKIPTRIDENQKMLDDANEEINEEVIEIELKDFRKKKNTLENKLTTIKGGYAVAHLERQIAQIDTKIEQIKQQYDATNNADVLELQKQKSAKEIELQKEKQQLDNKKNESEILNNKMTSISQQIEDCRNAWKVEKKKVFSGDNICPTCGQALPQEKINEAIEKFNKTKADNLKACTEAGTNLAHKKQELEHKLQDNENTIATLVENINNLNKNIQELDVQIIDKQKNITETGYSEDEEYRNLYREKVNLKKELISVQDNCANSLKQYQSELEQLDLDIDVRAEKLAKIKQLSAFKNRIKDLKAEQKRLGEEFNNLEFKLNLAQIFTKNKVNMLTDKINSKFKITRFKLFSQQVNGLIDDTCEAMTQQGSTYGKSMSNGEKIIIGLDICNTLAQHYKLDVPMWIDNAECVSEILKTNNSQMFNLIVAHHDFLRIKEPILKRF
- a CDS encoding MBL fold metallo-hydrolase → MFISCYASGSAGNLYKIESNKTTLLIECGLPMKDIRHCLGTTIDDVEAVLLTHEHKDHSKAIHEFLRLGIDIYTSKGTAIACGVEKSPYVHFIESEKVFIVGDITIMPFKTNHDACEPVGFVLRDNKDILMFATDTYNLEFNVNKISQLMVECNHSYEILDEKLKNGQIDKSRYNRLVKSHFSLENLKTWLSKNDLTCLKEIYLLHLSKQNSDADEFKQEIEAMTGIPVYIADENVIKTGNYIMPTSTWECVPKPSTRSNFFYKIFREE
- a CDS encoding ATP-binding protein, producing MVGINEKQLINAGIHERYADVSFNTLKIDGDIRENAKLVYNYSKNMSEYIKNGIGLILAGGYGTLKTTLAVCILKEYINKGGYGLFIPMSSLMDNLYSMKAKNIDEWTMFEDRLRNTNLLVIDDLGGEDVNAPWVLQKVHSIITERYNRKKTIIITTNLNKQELENTYSGRLIDRLKSTNYYIAFNSPSQRKVMNINDLKE
- a CDS encoding DnaD domain protein — its product is MGRVNDDSYIQIQGWMMTRLDLKPLELIVFAIIHNFTINNQKYTGSYSYLIESLKISKPTAIKVLSDLVKKNYILEKKGNFTTPNKYTTNIKYIKKLTTPSKETLPPVVKEIDYPSKETLPPVVKEIDYPSKETLPNNTINNTKYNTTNNIAAAKEKLQRFLDDDFKEIVDLFSNNIHPINGEVEGNKLADYFDSYGKNWVLEAIKEAALCHGRSVNYIGKILMRWEKEGFKNDTSNEKKAATMVRQGKTVGRKRVYSTNKTETTEEARRKFANEKSGWD